TGATCTGCTAAAGCTTCTGAGGTCAATGGACCTGTTGCGACAATGACGATTCCTTCTGGCAAAGCAGTGATTTCTTCATTTTTTACAGTGATCAATGGATGATTTTTGATCCGATCGGTGATTTCTTGGGAGAAGGTGTCGCGATCGACTGCCAAAGCTCCTCCTGCGGGAACTGCCGTTAAATCAGCGCTATTGATTATAATTGAGTCTAAACGGCGCATCTCTTCTTTTAAAACCCCTACTGCATTTGTTAAATTGTTTCCTCTTAATGAATTGGAGCAAACGAGCTCAGCAAATTTTTCGGTTTGATGAGCGGGTGTTTTTTTTACTGGACGCATTTCATATAGGGTAACTGGCACACCTGCCTGAGCAACTTGCCAAGCGGCTTCACTGCCAGCTAGACCGGCGCCAATAACTGTTACAGAAGTAGTAGTCATTTAGATCCTCTTTTCTTTTATATAGATACAGAAACAATTGACTTAAAAAAAGGAATCGCTTCTGTATAATTGATTATTTTATTTGTAGTCATGATAGCTATTTTTGAACATTTTCTTCGTAATCACCATTGATACAGACAACTTGTTTTCCGCCTTTGACTTTCTTTTCAACAAGATACTGACCACATTTTGGACATGGACGTCCAATTGGTTTATCCCAAGAAGTAAAGTCACATTCCGGATAACGGCTGCATCCATAGAACAAGCGGTTTTTCTTAGATTTACGTTCAATAACTTGCCCTTCATTACAAACAGGACATGTTACACCAATTTCTTTAACGATGGCTTTTGTATTTCGACATTCTGGGAAATTGCTGCAGGCATAAAATTTTCCATAGCGTCCTAGTTTGATGACCATTGGATGTCCGCAAAGATCACAATCAAAACCAGCTGGTTCATCTTTGATTTGGATTTTTTCAATCTTCTCTTCTGCGTTGGTCAATTCTTTTTCAAATGGTTGATAGAAGCGATCGACAACTTCCACCCATTTTTCCTGACCAACACCGATTTTATCCAAATCGCCTTCCATTGATGCAGTAAAATGGACATCAACGATTTGCGGGAAGAATTCCACGATCAGAGAATTAACGATTTCACCAAGTTCTGTTGGCTCAAAACGTTTATTCGTTAATTTGACATAATAACGTCTCTGGATAGTTTCCAAAGTTGGTGCATACGTTGATGGACGTCCCACTCCGTTTTCTTCCAACGCGCGAATCAATGTTGCTTCACTGAATCTTGCTGGAGGTTGCGTGAAATGTTGTTTTGGTTCAATATCAACAGCGTTGACTTTATCCCCTTCAACTAAATCCGGAAGAATATTTTCTTTGTCTTCTTTTCCGTCATCTCGGCCTTCAACATAGACTTGCATGAAGCCTTTGGATTTAACTTTTGCACCGTTTGCAATGAAAATCACGCCGTTTTGCTCAAGTGTTACTTTCATTGTATCCAGCACTGCAGGTGTCATTTGGCTTGCGACAAAACGGGACCAAATCAATGTATATAATTTAAGTTGATCTTTATCCAAGTATTGTTTGATTTCATTTGGTGAACGCAATACGCTTGATGGCCGGACAGCCTCATGGGCATCTTGCGCCCCTTGTGAATTTTTGGCTTTACGCCCGCCGTGCGCTGAAAATTCGCTGCCATAATTTTTTTCGATATATTCTGCAGCTTCTTCTTTCGCTGAATCGGCAATTCTGGTTGAGTCAGTACGCATATAAGTGATCAAACCGACTGTTCCCTGTTTACCTAAAGCGATACCTTCATATAGTTGTTGGGCAACCATCATTGTTTTTCTCGTTCTGAAATTCAATTTTCTAGCTGCTTCTTGTTGTAAACTACTCGTAGTAAAAGGTAACGCTGGATTACGTTTACGTTCTTTTTTCTCAACTTTTGTCACATCGTATTCTTTTCCTGTAATACGCGTTGTAACTTCTTTCACGGATTCCGCATTAGGTAATTTTTTCTTCTTACCATCCACGCCCCAGAAGTTAGCTTTGAACTTCTTCTTCGCTTTTTGGAAGTTTCCGTCAATACTCCAGTATTCTTCTGGGATAAATTTACGGATATCATTTTCACGGTCAATAATGATTTTCAACGCGACAGACTGAACACGTCCTGCACTTAAGCCCTTTTTGACTTTCCGCCATAAGATCGGGCTAAGGGAATATCCAACTAGGCGATCTAAGATTCTGCGGGCTTGCTGTGCGTCCACTAAATCTAAATCGATCGTCCGCGGCTCTTTGAATGCAGCTTTAACTGCTTCTTTCGTTATTTCGTTAAAAACAACTCGATTTTTATCTTTCAAATCAAGGCCAAGAAGGTAAGATAAATGCCAGGCAATTGCCTCTCCTTCTCGGTCCGGATCGGCTGCGAGATAGACTTTATCGGCTTTTTTAGCGGCAGCTTTTAAACTTTTGATTACATCACCCTTACCTCTGATCGAGATGTAGTGCGGTTCATAATTATTTTCAATATCAATACCCATTTTACTTTTTGGTAAATCACGGATATGTCCAACACTGGCAACTACCTTATAATTTTTTCCTAAATATTTTTCAATCGTTTTGGCTTTTGCTGGGGATTCTACAATAACTAGATATTTATACGCCATTCAACGTGTGGCTCCTTTCGGTTTTTGTGTTTCTTCTATTATATATATCAAAATGTAGAGAACTCACAAATCGTACTTCATCATATCTATTCATTACAGGTTTGTCAAGGATTGATAATGCTAAATTGAAAAATTTTGGATTTCTTCAAGGATATCTTTGGGGCAAATTGTACACTTTGCGCCTTCTTGAATCAACGTATGACAGCCATCAGATCGTAAATTCAGTGAATTTCCTGGAACGGCAAAAACTTCTCTTCCATATTCTAATGCTGCTTGTGCAGTAATTAAGGAACCACTTTTTTTACCTGCTTCGATCACACATGTCCCTAAACTGATACCTGCGATGATTCGATTTCTCATTGGAAAATGGTATTTTCTAGGCTTTGTTCCGTTAGGGTATTCGCTGATCACTAGCTGTTCTATCATCATTTTACGCTGAATATGAGCTGTTTCTTTGGGGTAGCAATAGTCTAGACCCGTTCCGATTACACCGATCGTATGACCAGAATGATGCATCGCTACTTGATGGCTTACACTGTCTATTCCCTTGGCTAATCCGCTGACGATCGTCAATTCATGTTCAATCATTTTAGGTATTAATTGCTTAACTACATTTATTCCATAAACAGAAGCAGATCTGGCACCAACAAAAGAGAGACAAGGATTCTTTAAAAGGGCGATGTTCCCTTGATAAAATAATAAAACAGGACAGTTATAGATTTGCTTCAGATACATTGGATAATCATCATCTAAAATTGTAATAAATCTATGTTGCTCTTGAAAAGATTTTAGTCTCTGATCCTCTCTAGTCCAATACTCCCAAGAGTGTAAAAAAATCTTTTGATAAGTACGGATTTCAGCAATGTGAATAATCTCTTCTTTGGAGAAATCGGCTATATTATTATAATTCATTGAAAAATCTAACACTTTCAGCATTCCTAGATTGCCTATACCTTTACATACCGA
This sequence is a window from Enterococcus wangshanyuanii. Protein-coding genes within it:
- the dprA gene encoding DNA-processing protein DprA produces the protein MNEEQRALFFKLSVCKGIGNLGMLKVLDFSMNYNNIADFSKEEIIHIAEIRTYQKIFLHSWEYWTREDQRLKSFQEQHRFITILDDDYPMYLKQIYNCPVLLFYQGNIALLKNPCLSFVGARSASVYGINVVKQLIPKMIEHELTIVSGLAKGIDSVSHQVAMHHSGHTIGVIGTGLDYCYPKETAHIQRKMMIEQLVISEYPNGTKPRKYHFPMRNRIIAGISLGTCVIEAGKKSGSLITAQAALEYGREVFAVPGNSLNLRSDGCHTLIQEGAKCTICPKDILEEIQNFSI
- the topA gene encoding type I DNA topoisomerase, whose product is MAYKYLVIVESPAKAKTIEKYLGKNYKVVASVGHIRDLPKSKMGIDIENNYEPHYISIRGKGDVIKSLKAAAKKADKVYLAADPDREGEAIAWHLSYLLGLDLKDKNRVVFNEITKEAVKAAFKEPRTIDLDLVDAQQARRILDRLVGYSLSPILWRKVKKGLSAGRVQSVALKIIIDRENDIRKFIPEEYWSIDGNFQKAKKKFKANFWGVDGKKKKLPNAESVKEVTTRITGKEYDVTKVEKKERKRNPALPFTTSSLQQEAARKLNFRTRKTMMVAQQLYEGIALGKQGTVGLITYMRTDSTRIADSAKEEAAEYIEKNYGSEFSAHGGRKAKNSQGAQDAHEAVRPSSVLRSPNEIKQYLDKDQLKLYTLIWSRFVASQMTPAVLDTMKVTLEQNGVIFIANGAKVKSKGFMQVYVEGRDDGKEDKENILPDLVEGDKVNAVDIEPKQHFTQPPARFSEATLIRALEENGVGRPSTYAPTLETIQRRYYVKLTNKRFEPTELGEIVNSLIVEFFPQIVDVHFTASMEGDLDKIGVGQEKWVEVVDRFYQPFEKELTNAEEKIEKIQIKDEPAGFDCDLCGHPMVIKLGRYGKFYACSNFPECRNTKAIVKEIGVTCPVCNEGQVIERKSKKNRLFYGCSRYPECDFTSWDKPIGRPCPKCGQYLVEKKVKGGKQVVCINGDYEENVQK